Proteins encoded by one window of Longimicrobiales bacterium:
- a CDS encoding TerC family protein, with product MELLSDPSVWIAFATLTLLEIVLGIDNIVFISILAGKLPPEKQARARTVGLGLAMLMRILLLLVLSWIIRLTAPLFAVLGQEISGRDLIMIAGGLFLVAKSTYEIHDKLEGEHGEKSKKVPPTFSAVIIQILLLDIVFSLDSVITAVGMVDQVEVMIAAVVVAVAFMMFFAGPISRFVEKHPTVKMLALSFLLLIGVTLIAEGFEQHISKGYIYFAMAFSVMVEMLNLKMKAGKRAPVKLHDRYAGPAGETTV from the coding sequence ATGGAACTCCTGTCCGATCCGTCCGTCTGGATTGCGTTCGCTACACTGACGCTGCTCGAGATCGTCCTCGGTATCGACAACATCGTCTTCATCTCGATCCTGGCGGGCAAGCTGCCGCCCGAGAAGCAGGCGCGCGCCCGCACGGTGGGACTGGGCCTCGCCATGCTCATGCGCATCCTCCTGCTCCTCGTGCTGTCCTGGATCATCCGCCTGACCGCACCGCTCTTCGCGGTGCTCGGGCAGGAGATCTCGGGACGGGACCTGATCATGATCGCGGGCGGTCTGTTCCTCGTCGCGAAGAGTACGTACGAGATCCATGACAAGCTCGAGGGCGAGCACGGGGAGAAATCGAAGAAGGTGCCGCCGACGTTCTCTGCCGTGATCATCCAGATCCTCCTCCTCGACATCGTGTTCTCACTCGACTCCGTCATCACCGCCGTAGGCATGGTGGACCAGGTGGAGGTGATGATAGCGGCTGTCGTGGTCGCAGTGGCCTTCATGATGTTCTTTGCGGGTCCGATCAGCCGGTTCGTGGAGAAGCACCCGACCGTGAAGATGCTGGCGCTCAGCTTCCTGCTGCTGATCGGTGTGACACTGATCGCAGAAGGGTTCGAGCAGCACATCTCGAAGGGCTACATCTACTTCGCCATGGCGTTCTCCGTTATGGTCGAGATGCTGAACCTGAAGATGAAAGCGGGTAAGCGAGCGCCGGTCAAACTGCACGATCGTTATGCCGGACCTGCGGGAGAAACGACGGTATAA
- a CDS encoding ABC transporter ATP-binding protein — protein MAKVKLANVKGEAWSLIRSHRRSLTIGLALMVVGRIAAFVLPMSTKFLIDEVITLGRAELLLPIAGAVLVATLVQAATGFAVAKVVSVAAQRAIAELRLNVQQHVLRLPTSYFDSTKSGVLISRIMTDPEGIRNLVGTGIIQLVGGVFTAMIALAALLYFNWQLTVGTILLLIVFAAVMAIAFRKLRPIFRERGEINAQVTGRLGETLGGVRLVKVYVAEKREEEVFNTGVMRLYRNIASTITGTSLVSSLSIVIVGGVSLIIIIGGGRAALAGEMTTGELITFTFLVGMMVAPLVNIASIGTQITDAFAGLDRIRELRDVEPEDADDANREPLGEVLGAVEFEDVSFSYKEGAPVLREVSFEAPAGTTTALVGPSGAGKSTLISLIMAFHYPDTGRILIDGRDLSNLRLMDYRRQLGVVMQDNFLFDGTIRDNIAYARPDATDDAIRAAAHVANADEFIDRFEDGYDTIVGERGVKLSGGQRQRLAIARAIIADPRLLILDEATSSLDSESEALIRDGLRRLRQGRTTFVIAHRLSTIQSADQILVLDDGRIVQRGTHAELLHRGGLYRALYERQQGLERDIFMNPGEDPVPGEGEWVVGKADGS, from the coding sequence ATGGCGAAGGTCAAGCTGGCGAATGTGAAGGGAGAGGCGTGGTCGCTGATCCGTTCACATCGCCGCAGCCTCACGATCGGCCTCGCACTCATGGTTGTCGGCCGCATCGCGGCGTTCGTGCTGCCCATGAGCACCAAGTTCCTGATCGATGAGGTGATCACCCTCGGTCGTGCGGAGCTGCTCCTGCCGATTGCAGGCGCAGTCCTGGTCGCGACGCTCGTGCAGGCTGCGACGGGCTTTGCGGTGGCAAAAGTCGTGAGCGTTGCGGCGCAGCGCGCCATCGCGGAGCTCCGGCTCAACGTGCAGCAGCACGTGCTGCGACTGCCCACATCCTACTTCGATTCCACCAAGTCCGGCGTTCTCATATCGCGCATCATGACCGACCCGGAGGGAATCCGGAACCTGGTCGGCACCGGCATCATCCAGCTCGTGGGCGGTGTCTTCACGGCCATGATCGCGCTCGCCGCGCTCCTGTACTTCAACTGGCAGCTCACGGTCGGGACGATCCTGCTGCTGATCGTGTTCGCCGCGGTGATGGCGATCGCGTTCAGGAAGCTGCGCCCGATTTTCCGAGAGCGCGGCGAGATCAACGCGCAGGTGACGGGCCGACTCGGCGAGACGCTCGGCGGTGTACGCCTGGTGAAGGTGTACGTGGCGGAGAAACGTGAGGAGGAGGTGTTCAACACGGGCGTGATGCGGCTGTACCGCAACATCGCGAGCACCATCACCGGCACGTCGCTGGTTTCATCACTGTCCATCGTGATCGTCGGCGGTGTCAGCCTGATCATCATCATAGGCGGCGGCCGCGCGGCGCTGGCGGGTGAGATGACGACCGGCGAGCTGATCACGTTCACGTTCCTGGTCGGGATGATGGTCGCGCCGCTCGTGAACATCGCGAGCATCGGTACGCAGATCACCGATGCGTTCGCGGGCCTGGACCGTATCCGCGAGCTGCGCGACGTGGAGCCGGAGGATGCGGACGATGCCAATCGCGAGCCGCTGGGCGAGGTGCTCGGCGCGGTCGAATTCGAGGACGTGTCCTTCTCTTACAAGGAGGGCGCGCCCGTATTGCGGGAGGTCTCGTTCGAGGCACCCGCGGGCACGACGACGGCCCTCGTCGGTCCGAGCGGTGCCGGCAAGAGCACGCTGATCTCGCTGATCATGGCGTTCCACTACCCGGACACGGGTCGGATCCTGATCGACGGTCGGGATCTAAGCAATCTGCGGCTCATGGACTACCGCCGGCAGCTCGGCGTCGTCATGCAGGACAACTTCCTGTTCGACGGCACCATACGCGACAACATCGCCTATGCGCGACCGGACGCGACGGATGACGCGATCCGCGCTGCGGCGCACGTCGCGAATGCGGACGAGTTCATTGACCGGTTCGAGGATGGCTATGACACGATCGTCGGCGAGCGCGGCGTGAAGCTGTCGGGCGGGCAGCGCCAGCGCCTGGCGATTGCACGCGCGATCATTGCCGATCCGCGCCTGCTGATCCTCGACGAGGCGACGTCGAGTCTGGACAGCGAGAGCGAGGCGCTGATCCGCGACGGTCTGCGGCGGCTGCGCCAGGGACGCACGACGTTCGTCATCGCGCACCGGCTCTCGACCATCCAGAGCGCCGACCAGATCCTCGTGCTCGATGATGGCCGCATCGTGCAGCGCGGGACACATGCGGAGCTGCTGCACCGCGGCGGATTGTACCGCGCGCTCTACGAACGACAGCAGGGCCTGGAGCGGGACATCTTCATGAACCCGGGCGAGGATCCCGTGCCGGGTGAGGGGGAATGGGTGGTCGGGAAGGCCGACGGCAGCTGA